In Limnothrix sp. FACHB-406, the genomic window ATGAGCCAGCCTTCCAAGGTGGTTAGATCCTTGAGCGTCCACTTGCCATCGTCGGTATCGATTACCATCACGGGATCGTTATCCCTGAAGTCGCGACGGTCTAGATAGCTACGGGTTTGCTGCAAGCGCATGTCAGGGCAAATAATCAGCACCTTACCTTTCCGGCATTGCGCCCCCAAGAACGTGCCCCCGGTGGCAACGCCATAAGCCAAATCGAGCGCTAGCAGGGTTTTGCCGCAACCCGGCATCCCGCTAATCAGGCTGCTCGATCGAGTGCCGATCCAACCGTCTACCAGGTAGCTAGCGGCCGCGGTTTCCATCGCGTTTAGCTCTGCCAACGACAGCAGCCGGGGCGGTTCGGCCGATCGCCGTTGCGCTGCCAACGAATCATCGGTAAGCCTGCTGAAATCTTGCTTGGATAGGTTATGACTCCAGCAAATATCCCTGGCCTTTAGCACTTTGGCGTAGGTGTCGGTTTCAGCCAAGTAATCGGCCACGGCCAAGCGCAACTGGTAGACCGGATCGTTCTCCACCGCGGCCCGGCGCTGGGCATCGGCCGCGCGGTGGATTTCGGCCTCCAGGCGCTGGATGAAGTCAGGCACGCTCATGCGATCGAAGATGTCAACAACATCCCCCTTATCGGCTAAATCGGGGCAAATTGCCAGCGGATCGATCACCAGGCAGGGGACGCGATCGGCTGCAAAGGATTGGGCCAGCCCCTCGGCCTTGCTATGCCCCGTGCGATCGTTGTCAGGGATGACGATCGTCATCAGCCCCTCGCTTGCCAAGCGCTCTGCCAACGCCTTTACGGCCGTGCCCCACTCGCTGCCTTGCAGGGTGATTGCTGCCAAGCCAGCCCGATCGCGTAGGCAATCAACGCATTGCTCGCCTTCCACCACCACGATCGCGTTCTTGGTGCGATCGGATTGGGCCCCCGCGATCGCATCATCAATCCGGTAGGCCGGCCATGGGCGATCGCCCTTGCCCATCACCCAACGCCCTTCACTCTGATGCCATTGCCGAAAGGTTTTTTCGCGTCCCTTGGGTTTGGCCGGATCATCCCGCTCGTACCGAACCACCCGCAAATCGGGGCCGTACTGGTAGACCTGTTCCCGCTGCCAACCGTGGTAGTCGGTGGCCGTGAATCGGGGGGCTTGGGTTCCCCTGGCTGCTACCAGGGTGATCGCATCAGGCAGCGTTGCGGGTAGGGGCTTACCGTTCTTATCGTTTTTCGCCCGCTGTGGGGGGCGGGGTGGGGCTGATTTGCGATAGTCCACCCGATTGCCCCCGGACTCTGCCAAGGCTTCCTTGAAGGGGCGGATCGCCTCTCGGATCTCTTCTGTGGTGCAACCATTCCAGCACTGATAGGCCCCGTCTTTGGGGTCGATCGTCAAGTTGTTGCCGTTGCAGGCAGGGCAAATATAACGATCCTTACCCTTGGCAGGCTCTAGGCGATCGGTAAACTTGCGGATATCAAAGGTTTCCAGGGATTGCATGATCTTGGCTCTAGGTAGGTTTGCGATGGATTGGAAGAGCGATCGCATTGCCTACGCAGAGCTAAAACCCGCTAATCCCGCGCTAGATTTCGGGGATTGTGGGATTGCGCTATAATTAGGGGTAGATTCGTCCTGAAATCGTTGTGGTGATTGGGTTTCAGAGGAAATCCTTGATATCGTATACCCGATATGGGAATCTGCTATAGTGGTGCTACGCATGTGCCAAATCCTTGCGCTCTAGGGCGCGGGTAGCTAATTTCTCAGGGCTTTAAAAACGTGTCTAGTTTGGCGACCTGAACGTTTTTGAAAGCAGAGAAAGCGGTTTAAATTTGAAACTACGAAAGCCCCGGAAGCCTTATGCTGCCGGGGTTTTTGCTTGTTTATTCAGGTAGTTTTCGAGGGCAATTAGGATTACCTGTGATCGATTTGCACCCATCGTTTTACTGCGATCAATTAACGCTAATCGCAGCGGTTCGGGAATACGAAAGCAGAGTTTTTTGCGAGTCATGATGACGCTTTGGGCTTGCCCCTCGTCGGACTAAAAGGATCATAGCTTATTTTACCCAAGCCCCGATCGGGTAAGGATTCCATCGACTTGAAACGCGCCAAAAATACCGTTTTTTAGCGCGTTTTTTGATCAGACTTTGGGCTTAACCGCCCCAGCATCGATGCATTTTTGATGCGGCTGAATTTTGTTGTCTGAGACTGATCGGCACTGCCATCGGTTGTTATCTGCCAAAAGCCAGTAATAACCGTTATGGGGTTGGCCCGTCGCGATGGTTGCCAGGGCCGGGGCGGTCACTGTGAGCAGCAACCCCAGGACTAGTAGGGGTAGGGCAAAACGGTTCATGGGCGATCGCTTCTAAGCCGGTTCTAGGACGGGTTCAACAATGTTAGCGGCTGCCCAGCGTTGTGAGTGCTGCGGGATGGGCTGATATTCCACGGTGCAGATCACGATCGCCTGATAGGGGTTCTCGATTTCAAAACCGACCGATTGAGGGATATAGGTGCGTGAATCGGTGACAACCCAATCACCACGCCGCCCCTCAATTTCAAAACCATCACCCCGGAACACAGGGAATCGATAGCCCGGTGCGATCGCGTCTCGATTGTCTGGAGCAAAAGACCATGACTGATGAACGATCGGGCAAAACGAGCCATGTAGCTGCAATGTACTTTGGACATCTAGCGGTAATGAGTCGGCATGGTCAAAGGTCACGGTGTACTGAATCAAGACTGGGCTATCCATCATCTCTATCCCTTTCTGCAAAGCTGGTTTGCGGCCCTTCAAAGAAGCACTGATAAGGTAACGGCCCCTTGTCGGTTGGGCCTTTCACGTCAAGCAACCGTTTTGATATCCGCTTGCCGATTTGCAGGCAGTGCTTGAGGCTTGCGGCGCTGTGGACATCGAACTTTTGATCGTCATGGAATTGATTGTCTGTCATGAGTCACTCCTCATTAGTAGGGGGTAATGAGATTTATTGACCCATGAAATTTCGTTTGACCAAAGTTAACAACCGCTAAGTGGAGGATAGATAGGTTATGGCTGTTGGCTTTGGAGGTTAGAGCAATGCGAGGACGCGCGCGGCTACCTAAATGGCCATGGGCGATCACCCAAAATTTCGATCACCCGCCGCATTTCGGTTTGCAGTCCGGTGATCTGTGTTTGGAGGGGTTCAAAGGCTTGGGCCGGGGTGATATGCCGTGATCACGATCCGACCATCACCGCTATGGATGGATTCGATCGGGTCGTAGGTGGCGTGACCGTACCAAACTTTGAGTCTTCCCCCATTGGCGGGGGCTGATCCTGTGCGGTAGTAACCGTGATCAGCCAACAGAGTTTCAAACTCAGAGCGGGGCATGGTGCGACGTTCGATCCGTCCAATTCCCTGTAGCTCATGCTTATCAAGGGTCATAGCTCCCTTGATAAGTCGTGAAAATTCGATAGCCGGGTAAGACAATCGCCACGCCCCAAAAGTCGTGAATCGTTCCGGGATAGGTGGTTTCAGCCTCGCATCCACCAATTCTCAGCACAGTATTTCCCCACCACGCATAGAAGCCAGGAATCAGCGCATCCATGCAATAAGCGATGTCGCGAGTCTGTGTTGCTGTGGGTAACGGGGTAGGTGTTTTGGTGTGGGTAGTCATGGGCGATCGCTCCCTTCATCGGTATCCAGCCCCGCCCACTCATCAGGGGTAATAGGGGCGTATTTCCCTGTAGCTAAAGCTTTCCACATCTCATCAGGGGTTAGCCCGCGCTTGGCTGCGAAGTAGGCCACCCGTTCCCTGATTTTGCCTTCACGCTCTTGCAATTTGCCGCAAAGCAGCGATTGGGCCTGCTGTCCAGCGGTTCGAGCGTTGATCGCCGCATCGACAGCCAGCAAATCGCCATACCACTCACCCAGGCTAGGGATGGTGAGCCGCTGTTCAGCTTTCCGAGGCATGGTCTCGACTCTGTAAGGTTTTCTGCCTTCCATTGTGCCCTCTCTGAGACAAAATCGAAACTTTTTGTCTGTTGATACTTGACAGATTAGCGCGTCTCGGGACAATATCAGGACAGAAACCGGACTAAAACAGGACAAAACTAAGGAATATGGCCAAGTACATTGACCCGCAAGACTTTGAGCCGATCGAGACCACGGCACTGGACAGCCAACCGGACGCACCCCAGACAGCAACCGGACTGACCACGGACGCAATGCAGGATGCTACCCCGTCCGTTGATGAGCCAATCAGTTTTGCTGAAGCCGCCCGGCTCCTGAATGCCAACGAATCAACCTTGCGCAAGCGCTGGTGGCCGCGCGTGTTGGAGGCTTGCCAAGACACCACGATCGAGCCGATCGCAATCGTTGGATATACCAAGGCTGGCAACCCGATCGCCCGCGTTTCGCCTGCTGGCTTTGAACTGCTGAGAACCTTTGCGCTGATTGCTGGTGATGTGGAAGCGATCGCCCGCTGGATTGAGCGTGTGCGGATCGAAAACGCCATCGATGACGCTGATGAGGTGATCGGGAATGAAGCGATCGCCCCGGAAGTTGAGCCGATCGCCCCTTGGGAATCGGCCGGGGCGTTGGCAATCGTGCCCTCGCAATCAGCAGCGATCGCAATCGATGGCGACTGGGTTCGCAATATCGATGAAGGGGTGGAGGCTGATTGGGAAGGAATCAGCCAGGCCCAATTGGACATCGCCACCACGCTCAACACCGGGGGCGCGGGATTGGCCCAAGCTATGCGCCGGTTGGCTCGATCGCACGTCGCGCAGGCGGCCGCCGTTTACGAGCATGAGCTTTCCAACGGATTGGCCCAAGTGTTGGGGGGAAACTTGCAAGCCGTTATGGGACAAGGCCAGCCCCCCGGCGATCGATCCTCAGTCGCCTGAAGCGGTGGCTCTTGGGGTTACTCCCAAAAAACAAGTGAGCCGGTCAGGACTGGTACTCCTAACCGGCTCGGTTGAAACCCTAG contains:
- a CDS encoding AAA family ATPase, translated to MQSLETFDIRKFTDRLEPAKGKDRYICPACNGNNLTIDPKDGAYQCWNGCTTEEIREAIRPFKEALAESGGNRVDYRKSAPPRPPQRAKNDKNGKPLPATLPDAITLVAARGTQAPRFTATDYHGWQREQVYQYGPDLRVVRYERDDPAKPKGREKTFRQWHQSEGRWVMGKGDRPWPAYRIDDAIAGAQSDRTKNAIVVVEGEQCVDCLRDRAGLAAITLQGSEWGTAVKALAERLASEGLMTIVIPDNDRTGHSKAEGLAQSFAADRVPCLVIDPLAICPDLADKGDVVDIFDRMSVPDFIQRLEAEIHRAADAQRRAAVENDPVYQLRLAVADYLAETDTYAKVLKARDICWSHNLSKQDFSRLTDDSLAAQRRSAEPPRLLSLAELNAMETAAASYLVDGWIGTRSSSLISGMPGCGKTLLALDLAYGVATGGTFLGAQCRKGKVLIICPDMRLQQTRSYLDRRDFRDNDPVMVIDTDDGKWTLKDLTTLEGWLMHFQPDLVILDSVRALVCNQLAIEEKSTEAGAVIQQVSGLIARYGGASIWIHHDSKNTENKGVGKAAGSTAITALVDQVMHLAKSSDHPKAVDRHLAIHKSRFTEPGVWEIELDPENNSFIYRGQVGESPEAAQQDQSCKDVILQLLQERPGTWIEGAEIRDRMSAWEKGTIYQALHRLTSKRLIECRPTPGPRRGKSYRVPDDQPTSSESVCQDFAPPPSPHSVSPVSPVNHPQSITTQGLQTVDNLVDSIVDNNLTTTLSTTPVNSLESLPCNASDVKLTDLAATQGGGGDRTSEKGVNVPIGEIAPDAIAPVVEASQP